One window of the candidate division WOR-3 bacterium genome contains the following:
- a CDS encoding GTP-binding protein — translation MAKQKFERTKPHVNIGTIGHVDHGKTALTAAITKAL, via the coding sequence ATGGCGAAGCAGAAGTTTGAGCGGACGAAGCCGCATGTTAACATTGGGACGATTGGGCATGTTGATCATGGTAAGACGGCGTTGACTGCGGCGATTACGAAGGCGTTGGA